A window of the Dyadobacter pollutisoli genome harbors these coding sequences:
- a CDS encoding PSD1 and planctomycete cytochrome C domain-containing protein: protein MKKKFLFLAVIAGTVAFFAVSCFKKNGVLQSKSGNDAVSYNFDIRPILSDKCYACHGPDAKKREAGLRLDVAESAYAKLKDGKGFAIFPGKPEQSEVYKRITSVDPSYQMPTPESHLGLLNENEIGLVKKWIEQGAKYEKHWAFTTPVLPAVPEVSDEDWPKNEIDHFVLKKMESVGLTPNEEADKSHLLKRVALDLTGLPPTVEMQKKFEADGGEKAYEKVVEELINQKSYGEKMAVYWLDVARYADSYGYQDDEVRTQWPWRDWLINAFNKNMSYDQFLSWQVAGDMLPNANKEQILATAFFRNHKYTEEGGVIPEEYRIEYNIDKTKTFSTGVLGLTVECAQCHDHKYDPISQEDYYRMFAFFNNSKELGFEGDISRTKPAKMPIMTISDEEVKTLLSFINRPDTSKLMVSVLGDLDTLRPTHILNRGVYDAPGRVVTAAALPAVMKFDTIKLPQTRLGLAKWTTSKSNPLTARVFVNQIWQEFFGRGIVKSTGDFGMQGDLPTNPALLDWLAVDFMNHGWDIKRLVKQIVTSATYRQSAKITKEKMSADPDNIYLSHGPRYRLPAELVRDMVLSTSGLLNPKIGGPSVKPYQPKGLWEAATSGRGTLRTYQQDRGEALYRRGMYTFIKLTVPPPSMIIFDASNRDHCEIKRSKTNTPLQALVMLNDPTVLEASRVLAERLIVKSTDVENNIKTSFQRIVCRVPTDKEMKLLTNYYNSEASMFAKDKKQAFKVLNVGEYPHEAKVNEVQAAALMRVINTLYNMEETITKS from the coding sequence ATGAAAAAAAAGTTCTTATTTCTAGCAGTAATAGCGGGTACTGTTGCCTTTTTTGCGGTTTCGTGTTTTAAGAAAAACGGCGTATTGCAATCCAAATCGGGCAATGATGCGGTGAGTTATAATTTTGACATCCGGCCCATTCTGTCCGACAAATGCTATGCTTGTCATGGACCCGATGCGAAGAAAAGGGAAGCGGGGTTACGGTTGGACGTCGCAGAGAGCGCCTATGCTAAATTAAAGGACGGTAAAGGTTTCGCGATTTTCCCTGGAAAGCCTGAGCAGTCGGAAGTTTACAAAAGAATCACTTCCGTGGACCCGTCGTACCAAATGCCTACACCTGAGTCACATTTGGGGCTATTGAATGAAAATGAGATCGGCTTGGTCAAAAAATGGATTGAGCAAGGTGCTAAATATGAAAAGCACTGGGCATTCACCACGCCGGTATTGCCTGCGGTTCCCGAGGTGTCCGACGAGGATTGGCCTAAGAATGAAATTGACCATTTTGTATTGAAAAAAATGGAAAGCGTTGGGCTTACCCCCAACGAAGAAGCGGATAAAAGCCACTTGCTGAAAAGGGTAGCACTCGACCTCACCGGCCTGCCACCAACCGTCGAAATGCAAAAGAAATTTGAAGCTGACGGTGGCGAAAAAGCATACGAAAAGGTTGTCGAAGAGCTGATTAACCAAAAATCTTATGGTGAGAAAATGGCGGTTTACTGGCTGGATGTGGCGCGATACGCGGATTCTTACGGTTACCAGGACGATGAAGTACGTACGCAATGGCCGTGGCGTGACTGGTTGATCAATGCATTTAACAAAAATATGTCCTATGACCAGTTTCTGTCGTGGCAGGTAGCGGGAGATATGTTGCCGAATGCGAACAAGGAACAGATCCTGGCGACTGCATTTTTCCGTAACCATAAATACACAGAAGAAGGTGGTGTGATCCCCGAGGAATACAGGATTGAATATAATATTGATAAAACCAAGACTTTCAGTACCGGCGTGCTGGGGCTGACTGTGGAATGTGCGCAGTGCCATGACCACAAGTACGACCCGATTTCGCAGGAAGATTATTACCGGATGTTCGCGTTTTTCAACAACTCGAAAGAACTGGGTTTTGAAGGGGACATTTCCCGGACCAAACCGGCAAAAATGCCCATCATGACGATTTCGGATGAGGAGGTAAAGACATTGCTGTCGTTTATCAACCGGCCTGATACGAGCAAGCTGATGGTTTCCGTACTAGGGGACCTGGACACCCTCCGGCCCACTCACATTCTTAATCGCGGGGTGTATGATGCACCTGGTCGCGTAGTGACTGCGGCCGCACTGCCAGCGGTGATGAAATTTGATACCATTAAACTTCCGCAAACCAGACTAGGCCTTGCCAAATGGACGACCAGCAAGAGTAACCCGTTGACAGCAAGGGTTTTTGTAAACCAGATCTGGCAGGAGTTCTTCGGTCGGGGTATTGTAAAAAGTACGGGCGACTTTGGAATGCAGGGAGACTTGCCAACAAACCCGGCATTGCTGGACTGGCTTGCGGTTGATTTTATGAACCACGGCTGGGACATTAAAAGACTGGTGAAACAGATTGTGACTTCGGCTACATATCGCCAGTCGGCCAAGATCACGAAGGAAAAAATGAGCGCAGACCCGGACAATATTTATCTGTCACACGGCCCGCGTTACCGCTTGCCTGCTGAGCTGGTGCGGGATATGGTGCTCTCCACAAGCGGATTGCTAAACCCGAAAATAGGAGGGCCAAGCGTAAAACCTTACCAGCCGAAAGGGCTTTGGGAGGCTGCGACCTCGGGCCGCGGGACACTGAGAACGTATCAGCAGGACAGGGGCGAAGCATTGTACCGGAGAGGAATGTACACGTTTATCAAGCTGACGGTACCACCGCCTTCGATGATCATTTTCGATGCCAGCAACCGTGACCATTGCGAGATCAAGCGTTCCAAAACGAACACGCCATTGCAGGCACTTGTGATGCTGAATGACCCAACGGTACTGGAAGCGTCGAGGGTACTGGCAGAGAGGCTCATAGTGAAATCCACCGACGTGGAAAACAATATCAAAACCTCATTCCAGCGGATCGTGTGCCGGGTTCCGACGGATAAGGAAATGAAACTGCTGACGAATTATTATAACAGTGAGGCTTCCATGTTTGCGAAGGATAAAAAGCAGGCATTCAAGGTGTTGAATGTGGGGGAATATCCGCACGAAGCGAAAGTGAATGAAGTACAGGCCGCGGCTTTAATGCGGGTGATTAATACGCTGTACAATATGGAAGAGACGATTACGAAGAGCTGA
- a CDS encoding sugar porter family MFS transporter produces the protein MQTKPVKHFISLITLIAALGGFLFGFDMAVVSGIIEPVRAQYGLSAAEEGLFVSFALVGCIIGVAFSGYLSDKIGRKKVLFVAASLFLASAIGFSLSGTYTVLIIFRILAGVGVGVASNVSPLYISEIAPAAKRGGLVTFYQLAITIGVLAAYISNLFLQRYAVAHAGTGTGLIHWMFAEEVWRGMFFMSIIPASLFCLLLVIVPESPRWLAKNGRNEEALDILVKISGEEGGRSELEAIREVADQKSGGVKELMKFPLRGLLVMTMVLTALSQFSGINGVIFYGPTILKSAGIVTSDALLYQVMLGTASMLFTLIAIWKVDTWGRRSLYLIGSFWAAVALALTGICFMYNVNGWGMLFCIILFLLFFAFSLGPLKFVIATEVFPMHIRGTALSICIMTMWVSDWIVNLLFPIMRDGLGIANTFFVFSFFCVCSFVYAKMKLFETKGKRLEEIEQLLSSGGIKSEVQV, from the coding sequence TTGCAAACGAAACCAGTGAAACATTTTATCTCCCTGATCACGCTCATCGCGGCATTGGGAGGCTTCCTATTCGGGTTTGATATGGCGGTAGTGAGCGGTATCATCGAGCCGGTGAGAGCTCAGTACGGCTTGTCGGCTGCCGAGGAGGGTTTGTTTGTCTCTTTTGCATTGGTGGGTTGCATTATCGGCGTCGCATTTTCGGGTTATCTGAGCGATAAAATCGGAAGAAAAAAAGTCTTGTTTGTTGCAGCCTCATTGTTCCTGGCCAGCGCGATCGGGTTTTCATTATCAGGAACATATACGGTCCTGATCATATTTCGCATACTCGCCGGTGTAGGCGTGGGCGTGGCTTCCAATGTGTCCCCGCTCTATATTTCCGAAATTGCGCCTGCTGCGAAGCGGGGAGGTTTGGTAACCTTTTACCAGCTTGCGATCACCATCGGAGTGCTGGCCGCCTATATCAGCAATTTGTTTTTACAGCGATATGCCGTAGCACATGCAGGAACAGGTACCGGGCTGATACACTGGATGTTTGCCGAAGAAGTTTGGCGGGGAATGTTCTTTATGAGCATCATTCCCGCGTCGCTTTTTTGTTTGTTGCTCGTGATCGTCCCGGAAAGTCCGCGTTGGTTGGCGAAGAATGGCCGAAATGAAGAAGCGTTGGATATTTTGGTCAAGATAAGTGGTGAAGAAGGCGGGCGTTCCGAGCTGGAAGCGATCAGAGAGGTGGCGGATCAAAAGTCCGGTGGCGTAAAGGAGCTCATGAAGTTTCCGTTGCGTGGATTATTGGTCATGACCATGGTATTGACTGCATTATCGCAGTTCAGCGGTATTAACGGGGTGATTTTTTACGGTCCCACGATTTTGAAATCCGCCGGGATCGTTACCAGCGACGCATTGCTTTACCAGGTTATGCTGGGTACAGCGAGCATGCTTTTTACCCTCATCGCCATTTGGAAAGTGGATACCTGGGGCCGCAGGTCGCTGTATCTCATCGGCTCGTTTTGGGCGGCTGTTGCGCTGGCGTTGACAGGGATTTGTTTTATGTATAATGTCAATGGATGGGGTATGTTGTTCTGTATCATACTGTTCCTGTTGTTTTTTGCATTCTCGCTCGGGCCGTTGAAGTTTGTCATCGCCACCGAAGTTTTCCCGATGCATATCAGAGGAACGGCATTGTCGATCTGTATTATGACCATGTGGGTTTCCGACTGGATCGTAAACCTGTTGTTCCCGATCATGCGGGACGGGCTAGGTATTGCGAACACGTTTTTTGTCTTCTCCTTCTTTTGCGTCTGCTCTTTTGTGTATGCCAAAATGAAGTTGTTTGAAACGAAAGGAAAACGGCTGGAAGAGATTGAGCAGCTGCTGAGTTCCGGTGGTATTAAAAGTGAAGTACAAGTTTGA
- a CDS encoding DUF1501 domain-containing protein — translation MEKPIFDFGINTTRRHFLSKLSLGLGSAALGSLLIPDLFKGGGGDAGVDELMAGLPHFAPKAKRVIYLFQNGAPSQLDLFDYKPMLNKMHGQDLPESIRGTQRLTGMTANQAKFPLAGSVFNFKQHGKSGAWMSELLPHMASIADDLCIIKTLNTEAINHDPALTFFQTGAQVGNRPSFGSWLSYGLGSENQNLPGFCVLLSRGKGNGQGVYSKLWTNGFLDSVHQGVQFSSGENPVLYLNDPDGMDRTQRRKMLDNLAELNQGTYDEFSDPEITAKVQQYEMAFRMQTAVPEITDMTKEPESIVKMYGPECLVPGTYAANCLLARKLSEQGVRFVQLYHQGWDSHGGLPTEIKGQCMDVDQASAALITDLKQRGLLDETLVIWGGEFGRTNYCQGTLTKDNYGRDHHPRAFTVWMAGGGVKPGIVYGETDEFGYNIVKDPVHVHDFHATILNQLGLDHEKLVFKHQGRRYRLTDVAGKLVKGIIA, via the coding sequence ATGGAAAAGCCAATATTTGATTTTGGGATCAATACCACACGCAGGCATTTTTTGTCCAAACTGAGTCTGGGGCTTGGAAGCGCGGCCCTGGGGTCGCTGCTGATCCCTGACCTTTTCAAAGGCGGTGGCGGAGATGCTGGCGTAGACGAGCTGATGGCCGGTCTCCCACACTTTGCGCCAAAAGCCAAACGGGTGATCTATTTGTTCCAAAACGGCGCACCATCGCAGCTGGATTTGTTTGACTACAAACCGATGCTGAACAAAATGCACGGGCAAGACCTGCCGGAATCGATCCGTGGTACCCAGCGGTTGACGGGTATGACGGCCAATCAGGCAAAATTCCCATTGGCAGGATCGGTATTTAATTTCAAGCAGCATGGTAAAAGTGGTGCCTGGATGAGCGAGCTGTTGCCACATATGGCCAGCATTGCCGATGATCTTTGCATTATCAAAACTCTTAATACCGAGGCTATTAACCACGATCCGGCCCTGACATTCTTTCAGACTGGCGCGCAGGTAGGCAACCGGCCGAGCTTTGGCTCGTGGCTAAGCTATGGCCTCGGAAGTGAAAACCAGAACCTTCCCGGTTTCTGCGTGCTGCTGTCGCGCGGCAAGGGTAATGGACAAGGGGTGTATTCGAAGCTTTGGACCAATGGTTTTCTGGATTCTGTACATCAGGGCGTTCAGTTTAGTAGTGGTGAAAACCCGGTTTTGTATCTCAATGATCCCGATGGCATGGACCGGACGCAGCGCCGCAAAATGCTCGATAACCTCGCTGAGCTAAACCAGGGAACATATGACGAGTTTAGTGACCCGGAAATAACTGCGAAAGTGCAGCAATACGAAATGGCGTTCCGGATGCAGACGGCTGTACCGGAAATTACCGACATGACCAAGGAGCCGGAGTCGATCGTGAAAATGTACGGTCCTGAATGTCTCGTACCCGGTACTTATGCAGCGAACTGCCTTTTGGCCCGGAAACTTTCCGAGCAGGGAGTACGATTTGTGCAGCTGTATCACCAGGGTTGGGATAGCCACGGCGGGTTACCAACAGAAATCAAAGGACAATGTATGGACGTTGACCAGGCTTCTGCTGCGCTGATCACCGATCTTAAACAACGCGGATTGCTGGACGAAACATTGGTGATTTGGGGCGGAGAGTTCGGTCGCACAAACTATTGCCAGGGAACATTGACCAAAGATAATTATGGCCGTGACCACCACCCGAGAGCATTTACGGTGTGGATGGCAGGCGGTGGCGTGAAACCAGGGATCGTTTACGGTGAAACCGACGAGTTTGGATACAACATTGTGAAAGACCCTGTGCACGTCCATGACTTTCATGCGACGATACTCAACCAGTTGGGCCTGGATCATGAAAAACTCGTTTTCAAACACCAGGGACGCCGTTATCGCCTC